DNA from Acetomicrobium sp. S15 = DSM 107314:
GGGCCTGGCTCTAAGCTGCCCAAGGAACAGATGGTCTTTTGCCTGGGTCCCTTTGGTGTGGCCACAGACTCAACCAAGAGGTAGTTGACGTATTCTTTGCCGTTTTTGCCCTTGTGTACGGTCTTCCTGATATACATGCCACTACCATAACATACAAACCTGTATAAGTATAAGTCAACACATATATTCTACACCATTAGTCACTATTATGAGTCAAGCCGATATGGCCCTCAGACTTTGCAAGGCTTTCCTGCCACTAAAGGGGCAAAATTGGCCAAAAATCCGGCCTAAGGTGCGGAAGTTGGGGTACCCTTTCAGGCGTAGAGACATTCGGATAAATGTCTCGGAGTTGCCTCAGCTTTCATGCTTAGTCTTAGGTTGCTTTTGTCCTTTATTTTTCGTCAAACACTTCCATTTCAAGTTCATCTAGTAGGCTTAAGCGATAGCATAGTAAGTGTAGTTTATTCTTATGCAACTTGCCTCAATGTACTCGAAGATGACGTTTGGGCTCTCTTTGTGGTAGTTAACTGTTCCTGCTTAAGCAATTCAGTCTAAAGTAGAGCATATTATTTAGCGCGTCTCTACAGCAATAGAGGATGATCTCTAAATCACATAAATAAATTTCCTATTAGACACCAGATACTTATTGCTCCTACAGTAATTCCCTAAGTCTTATGGCAAAGTTATGTTTTGCTAATTATTCTTATTATTAATCTTTCGTTCTTCAACTAATCCATCACCAAAAGAGGGCTCTAAAGTACGCAGTTTCGAATCGTCAAATTCAGCATCGATTCCAGCCAAATACCGGGCTAACCTTTTCCGTTCATCGTAATCATATTCACTATTGAGAGCGATAGTCTCCATGACTGGCGATCCACCGCCGTGGACACCAGCAATCAGATACCATGCTGTCATAGGTGAAGCTCCTACGTTTTCTACAAATTTCCATATTTTTAGGGCTTCCTCGGCGTTGATGTACGGATTCCTCACAATGAACCGTGTTAATTCCTCCCTAGTCTCAGGAGCACCAAAATCTTCAGCAAAAGGAAGTGTCACCGAGATACCACCAGCAACCTCTGTAAGGATATTGTATTCATGATAAATTGACTCCCCCGTCAACCGACGTCCTACATTGGCATAGATTTCGTTGGGGAAAAAAACCCCACTCGAAGTCTTTTTACCATAAACAGCAGCAGCAACTCCCGCCGCATAGGCGAGTTCTGCGGTTCCAACATATTTAGATAGTTTCTCTCTGACATGAAACACCTTATCAACATTGTTAGCTTCAGCTGCCAGCAGCGTGGCACCACACAGAACGTCAGAAAGAGCTGGCTTGCAACCGCAGTAACTATGACGGTGGGAATTAGCAAAGAGAAGAGCAAGCCTTCTACCGTATTGCCATTCCCCGCACATAAAAACCCGTTCCCAGGGAATAAAAACATCGTCAAAAATAATAACCGAATCCGAGACGCCATAGGTACAAAAGGGGGCTACATGTGGCTCGTCTTTATCTCTCAACCAAACGGGACGTGTAACCACTTTGATCCCATCCTCATCGGCAGGCACGGCAAACGCAATGGCATAATCAGCATCCTCTTCTTTTAGCGCCCGTGTTGGTATTACAAAAAAGACATCGGCATATGCTGCCTGAGTAATGGACATTTTTATACCTCGCACCACGACACCGTCTTTTTTCTTCTCCACTACATGAACATAGGAATCGGGATTTTCTTGCTGAGAGGGACGCTTCAGGCGATCCCCCTTGGCATCGGTTTGACAGCAAGTTCCATCCAGATCTTCTAATTGGTACCCTCGCAGGTAAGAAATAAATCGCGCATGATAATCTGTTCCCTCAGCCTCATCAATTTCCTTAGTGTATATAGCCAATGCGTTGATAGCATCGTGCCCCATACAGCGTTGGATGCAACCTCCGACTCTTCGTGCAGCTAAACGGATCGCTTTTTGCTTTTGTAGGAGATCGTAAGGATTCTGAGGCAGGTGATTCCATCGATTAATTTCTTCCCCTGTGACCGATGAAATAGCCGTGGCAAGCCCTTTCCATCTCGGATCCTGTGCAAGATCAAAGGTTACATCCAACACATTTATCCCAGGACGTAGACGAGAGTCATCTCTGCCAACTCGCTGCCCGCCGACATAAATATTGTTCCTCATTGAAAAGAGACGTTCGTGATATTCCTCTTTCGTTCGTAGCATTATTTCTTTCCTCCCATCCTTCGCATAGCAATACATAATATAAACATCGTGAACCTTTACTACCAAAACATTTTTTTTAGAAGATTACTCTCTATGTCTTAAAGTGTCCAACTACTCAGCATATAAATATCCTTCAATTCTAACTTGAACACTCCTTAAGCAGCTCTTTTTCTCTTTTCTGGTAGAATCGTTGTAATGAGCCTTTTGAGATCCTCTTTTAATCACTACAATTCCTGATGTATGAATTTGATATCTTTCATATCAGGAAGCATTTTTCTTTTGCACCTAAGACCTAAACACAGAGCAATAAATTATGTTACCCACAGACAGAGAGTTGCCGGTTCAGTACCTATGAAATATGGGGCCATCTCCCTTCAGATCCGTCGGATGACCGTGGCTATGCCTTGCCCTCCTCCGATACAAAGGGTTATCAGGCCAAACTCTCCCCCACTTCTTTCTAATTCATGTACCGCTTTTGTTAACAGAATTGCACCTGTTGCACCAATGGGATGACCCAGGGCAATGGCTCCACCGTTCGGGTTTACATTCTCAGGTTGCAGCCCGAGCTCTTTCAGGACGGCTAGCGATTGCGCCGCAAAGGCCTCATTTAGCTCGATGACGTCCATATCTTGAAGAGTCACTCCTGCCATTTCTAACGCTTTCGGAACGGCATATACTGGTCCAATTCCCATGTATTTCGGATCAACCGCAACCACGGCTTGTGAAAGAATCCGACACCCCGGAGTCAGCCCGAGAGCGACAGCCTTTTCCTTTTCCATGACCAGAACTGCGGAGGCAGCGTCGTTAAGGCTCGATGCATTACCAGCAGTAACGGTGCCGCTAGGCTTAAAGGCCGGGCTCAATCTTGCCAGAGAATCCAGCGAGGTATCTTCACGGGGACCTTCGTCAGCTTCGACCACTACTGTCTCTTTCCTCGAAGCAATCCCAACGGGTATAATTTGCGATTCAAACCGTTTCTCCTGACGCGCCCTTACAGCTTTCTGATGACTTTTGAGAGCGAAAGCATCCTGCTCTTCTCTGCTAATTCCATATTTTTCAGCGAGATTTTCTGCGGTCAACCCCATATGAATACCCAGCATGGGATCCGTTAACACAGCAACTACACTATCTGTCATTGTAACGTGTCCTAAGCGAGCTCCAGACCGCATGTGATCCGAAAAATATTGTCCATTACTCATACTTTCTGAACCACCAGCCACGCATATGTCGGCCAAGTTAAGCTGAATCAGTCGAGTTGCCTCGTTAATGGCTTCCAATCCTGAGCCACAAAGACGATTCACCGTCACTGCAGGTGTTTCATTTGGGACACCCGCCTTTATGGCGGCCAGCCGGCTGAGATAAGCATTTTCCCCAAGTTGCAAGGTGCATCCCATAATAACGTGATCTACTTCAGAGGGAGAAAGACCAGTTCTTTTAAACAGGGCTGCGATGACCTTGGCACCCATATCTGAAGCGCTCAGTGAGGATAAACCTCCCATAAAGCGACCGATAGGTGTTCTAACAGCATCTATGACAACGACTTCGCGCATTTTCCTTCGTCCTCCTTTCGAAGTTCAGGCGTCAGCGCCTTTCTCGGTGGCGTAACGCCGTTCGATATTTTGATCTTCTCCAACAATAGCTCGAACGACAAATATGTTATTCGGTGGGCATCCTTGTGCATAGGTCCCCCGCCCTTGTAAATAGCGCGCACAAATGCCGACAAGGACCGTATTTTCTCTTTTTGCCCCCTCGGGGAGCGATTTTTCGTCAAGGGGGCCAGCAATTATGTACTTGCCCTCCAGGCTGCCTTCAAGGCCCTGGCTTTTGAGGTCCATAATTGAGCTTATAACCGTGTTCCTACACCCCGTACAGGCTCCTTCAGTCATCAGAAGTTTGAAAGGAGGTACTCCTTCCAGTTCAGTTTCGCTTGCTCGTTTGAACCGCTTTTCAACCTCCTCAATTGTCGCACCGCCAACCACTTGAATCTTATCAAGGTCCATTTCTCCAATGCCTCTGGCTGCGGCCCTGACAGTTATCATCACCTCTTTCGGATCATAGCCCATGATCCGGCTTCCCACGGCATCGGCTGCTACCAAGTCCTTCGAGGCCAGGACCAAACCCATGGACACGGGAACCCCAAATATCGGTCCCAATCCCTCTTGGCCAATAGTAGCATCCACTACAGTCATCAACTTGGGCCTTAATGTCATAACAAGATCGACGACCCCTTCTAAAAGCCCCTTTTGGTGAAAAGCCCTTTTTGTCGACTCGTCAAGGAGACCTTTCAAATTCTTCATGCTCAGGGTTACTTCTGTCTGG
Protein-coding regions in this window:
- a CDS encoding 4-hydroxyphenylacetate 3-hydroxylase N-terminal domain-containing protein, translating into MLRTKEEYHERLFSMRNNIYVGGQRVGRDDSRLRPGINVLDVTFDLAQDPRWKGLATAISSVTGEEINRWNHLPQNPYDLLQKQKAIRLAARRVGGCIQRCMGHDAINALAIYTKEIDEAEGTDYHARFISYLRGYQLEDLDGTCCQTDAKGDRLKRPSQQENPDSYVHVVEKKKDGVVVRGIKMSITQAAYADVFFVIPTRALKEEDADYAIAFAVPADEDGIKVVTRPVWLRDKDEPHVAPFCTYGVSDSVIIFDDVFIPWERVFMCGEWQYGRRLALLFANSHRHSYCGCKPALSDVLCGATLLAAEANNVDKVFHVREKLSKYVGTAELAYAAGVAAAVYGKKTSSGVFFPNEIYANVGRRLTGESIYHEYNILTEVAGGISVTLPFAEDFGAPETREELTRFIVRNPYINAEEALKIWKFVENVGASPMTAWYLIAGVHGGGSPVMETIALNSEYDYDERKRLARYLAGIDAEFDDSKLRTLEPSFGDGLVEERKINNKNN
- a CDS encoding thiolase family protein, with the translated sequence MREVVVIDAVRTPIGRFMGGLSSLSASDMGAKVIAALFKRTGLSPSEVDHVIMGCTLQLGENAYLSRLAAIKAGVPNETPAVTVNRLCGSGLEAINEATRLIQLNLADICVAGGSESMSNGQYFSDHMRSGARLGHVTMTDSVVAVLTDPMLGIHMGLTAENLAEKYGISREEQDAFALKSHQKAVRARQEKRFESQIIPVGIASRKETVVVEADEGPREDTSLDSLARLSPAFKPSGTVTAGNASSLNDAASAVLVMEKEKAVALGLTPGCRILSQAVVAVDPKYMGIGPVYAVPKALEMAGVTLQDMDVIELNEAFAAQSLAVLKELGLQPENVNPNGGAIALGHPIGATGAILLTKAVHELERSGGEFGLITLCIGGGQGIATVIRRI
- a CDS encoding DUF362 domain-containing protein yields the protein MSVVSLVRVTHDDERGIAEAVRRSIELTGGLEDIVKPGDLVLIKPNLVAVPAGRLTGAITRWEVCKAVADLVKERGARPVIAESSAVGVDTEKVVEAGEYDRLREMGYKVVDLKKSPGAKIKVPDGRVVFSELGSFELVRKANAIISVPVLKTHDQTEVTLSMKNLKGLLDESTKRAFHQKGLLEGVVDLVMTLRPKLMTVVDATIGQEGLGPIFGVPVSMGLVLASKDLVAADAVGSRIMGYDPKEVMITVRAAARGIGEMDLDKIQVVGGATIEEVEKRFKRASETELEGVPPFKLLMTEGACTGCRNTVISSIMDLKSQGLEGSLEGKYIIAGPLDEKSLPEGAKRENTVLVGICARYLQGRGTYAQGCPPNNIFVVRAIVGEDQNIERRYATEKGADA